CCTCCAACCAACACTTCCCACTTCCTTCTGGTCCCCCTCCATTCTCCCCTTTCCCCTTAACTTTactcctatatatatgtatgtacatgcacaTCTGTATGTAACTGTCCTCCACGCCCCACCCCTCTAAAGTAAAACACTTGTATTGTTTCAAGAAAACATAATTGAGGTTGTAATTTCCAAATTGGGAAGTTGAATATTAGGATTCTTGAAGTTTTCTTCACTTGGTATTAGGGGTAGTTTCCAAATTAGGAATTTGTGTACTAGGATTCTTGGACGTTTTCTTAACTTGGGGTTAGGGGTACTTTCCAAATTGGGAAGTTGGGTGCTAGGATTCTCAAAGTTCTTGACTTGGGGTAGTTTTCAAATTGGAAAGTTGGATTCTAGGATTCgtggagttcttgaattggggtAGTTCCCAAATTGGGAAGTTGGGTACTAGGATTCTTGAATTTTTCTTGACTTGATGTCCAAATTGGAAAGTTGGGTactttgattcttgaagttcGGGTACTaagattcttgaagctcttgactTGGGTAGTTTCCAAATTGGAAAGTTGGTTACTAGGATTCTTGAAGTTCTCTTGACTTGAGTTGGTACTAGGATTCTTGAATTTCTCTTGACTTGGGGTAGTTTACAAATTGGGAAGTTGGGTACTaggattcttgaagttcttgaattggggtGGTTCCCAAGTTAGAAAGTTGGGTACGAGGATTCTTGAAGTTTTATTGACTTGGGGTTAGCTCCATGTGGGATTCTTGAACCTTGGATTTGATGAATTTCCTTCCAAGATGTTTGAGTTACAGTGAATGTAGTGGTGGTGCTGGAAGAAGTGAAATTAGGGGTGGTGAAAGTTCCAATGGTGGATTTGGGAAAGATGGATTGTTGTGGTTTCATGACATTGGTAACTGTGGGAGTGGGGAATTCTCCATGGCAATTGTGCAAGCTAATCAAGTTTTAGAGGATCAGAGTCAGATTGAGTCTGGTCCATTTGGAACTTTTGTTGGTGTTTATGATGGTCATGGTGGCCCTGAGACTGCTCGTTATGTTTGTGATCACTTATTTCAACATTTCCAAGGTtcatcttctttgtcttttttcttcttcttaattaaTGTGTAGTAATTTCCAATTTTTGTCTGTTTTATTCggtaaaaaaaattcacatttgctatgTAGACAAACTTTAGTTGAACCCCAAGGatccaagggtgtggcctagtggtcaatgaaatgGTTGAGAACTATGAGGCCGCAGGTTCAAATCCCAACGAAGACAATAATGCTGGATGATTTTCTTTCCATccgttctagccttggtggacagagttacctggtgttgttgttgttggtgggaggtggcaggtaccCATTGGAATTAGCCGAGATGCGCCACAAGCTGGCCTAGACACCACTGTCGTAAAAAAAGATTGTGTCTCATTCCTAAATTACGATAGGTTGATTTAAATGGCGGAGTTTGATTCAAGAATGAGGAAAGACTAGCCCCAAGTCTAATTAGTTGAAGTTACAGGGTGCGAAGGGGGTCCTTGAGTGGATTCCGTATTAACCCCAAGACACTGGCTTCTACTAGGAAAGTGAATGCCTGAGCTTTAATGAGAAGGGATGTTATGTTTATTAACTTGAACATGAACTTAGAATTgacctttaaaatttaaatgaacctatttgaccaaaaaaacttaaaaaaggGCACTTGCTCAGTTATATGAAAATTTTGTGTTCTTTCACTTTATTTGGGCACATTTCTGTCTAGAACTTTAGTAAATTGAAAAAGATCAACATGTCTGGTAGCAGTTGCATTGTACAATTGAAAAAGATCAACTCTTGAGAATCCTTGTTACAAAAATTCTAACTCTTAAGGTACTTTCTCTGCAGGTTTTTGATGAGTAGGGCGTATGGAATTTTTTAAGAGAGGCATTTCCttaaattctttttctctttctagtCAAGGTCAATTTGGGTTTAATTGCTTAAATAAAGAACTTAGAGCGAAAAGCTACCTAAATTATTTTCTAGAAATTTCTGCCTTCTAATTTGCTAATGTGATCATGTGACGTATTATTGTGGGCTGGTCTTCATTTGGACCTTCTGTTCCATTACCATCTCTAACTCCCAAACTCCTAAAACCAGGGCTCAAGTTTTCATGATGCTCCTTTGTCCTCAAATTTTTGAAACGACGAAATATGTTAGATATATTTTCTTGATAATGGAGAAATCCCGAGGAGTCAATGGCACACGTTATGCACTGCATTCTTTTTAGTACTAGACCAAAGCCCTGAGGATGACAAAATGTATTGGATATTGACCATTAGAAAAATGAGAGCTTTGTAGTGGCTTCATGCATTTTTACTCTTAATGCAGCAATATCAGCGGAAGGAAATGGTGTCGTCACAGAGGAGACAATTCAAAGGGCCTTTCTTGAGACAGAGAGAGGGTTTACTTCTGTTGTTTCAGAAAATTGGATTTCTCGACCACAGCTAGCGACAGTGGGGTCATGCTGCCTGGTTGGAGCTATATATCAACAAACACTTTTTGTAGCAAATCTTGGTGACTCTCGAGTAGTCCTTGGAAAGAAGGTTGGAAACACAGGGGAAATTGCTGCCATACAGCTATCAACGGAGCATAATGCGAACATTGAGTCTATTAGGTGGGAGCTAAAAGATTTACATCCAAATGATCCTCAAATTGTTGTTCTTAGACATGGTGTTTGGAGGGTAAAAGGAATAATTCAGGTAAGGCCAACTATTAGAAAAGTTTCTTGttattaaattatgaaaaaacctTCCAAGTTCTCCTGCATCTCCCATATTCCTATGATTGGTTAGTGTAAAGGATATGTATTGAAGCTTTGATGTGTTATCAGCATCTATAATAGCCAAGTTTGATGGGAATGATGTTATTGCTATTGTCACTTACAGTATATAATTGAGTTTCCGTCAACCTTCTTTTTGCTGGAGGATTAGCATGTTATGTATGGCTGGCCATATGGTGTAATAATGATCTGAAGTAAACTGAATTTTGTGTAGCAAAACAGATTTTAACTTTCAAGATGACTTCgtgttttaaagaaaaatttattggtagaataaAGAGGTTTCATTTTAGCTGAGAACGTCATTAGTCTATTATTGATCAGTTTGTACCTGTATGGCATGTTTTTGGATTGAAGTTCCACAATTGTTGCTTTTCATGGATAAAAATTAGAATTCATTCTCTAGTCTGTAACTTATGTCTTAATAACCAGTCTCCAAAATTGACTGCAGGTCTCAAGATCCATTGGTGATGTTTATCTTAAACACAAAAAGTTTTGTAGGGAACCAATAAATGGAAAATTCAGAGTCTCTGA
The Capsicum annuum cultivar UCD-10X-F1 chromosome 6, UCD10Xv1.1, whole genome shotgun sequence DNA segment above includes these coding regions:
- the LOC107872820 gene encoding LOW QUALITY PROTEIN: probable protein phosphatase 2C 42 (The sequence of the model RefSeq protein was modified relative to this genomic sequence to represent the inferred CDS: inserted 1 base in 1 codon), with amino-acid sequence MNFLPRCLSYSECSGGAGRSEIRGGESSNGGFGKDGLLWFHDIGNCGSGEFSMAIVQANQVLEDQSQIESGPFGTFVGVYDGHGGPETARYVCDHLFQHFQAISAEGNGVVTEETIQRAFLETERGFTSVVSENWISRPQLATVGSCCLVGAIYQQTLFVANLGDSRVVLGKKVGNTGEIAAIQLSTEHNANIESIRWELKDLHPNDPQIVVLRHGVWRVKGIIQVSRSIGDVYLKHKKFCREPINGKFRVSEPVNMPILLATPSILKHPLHPNDSFLIFASDGLWEHLSNEKAVEIVKSHPRKGSAKRLVKAALHEAAKKREMRYSDLRNIDKKRIWFQFFXMAMEAMHTPLVPRTWRMLGSFSRLARKFPSKSIIWRLAGGRGSRKWLEFN